In one Mycobacterium sp. NBC_00419 genomic region, the following are encoded:
- a CDS encoding glycosyltransferase: MRVCFFITSLGDGGAQRQCIALLNELQKIRGVEVHLILAGRGEHDHDLDVSGLHLHRIAVASFRNPLLLAFVIRTLIRVRPDVLISWLQGADIWSYVATRVVRGVPWIMTERGSAYPDEAIYNLRKRLGRKADAIVANSRQGREMWELLAPSVPVLQISNIPLRQPDSAASTPRRMDSIECLYVGRLAPPKNVGAMAAAFAAFADENPHAQLVVAGQGPDEPAILEAMLTRGVGGRAVLLGFRNDVPQLMSQSRLLLSLSEHEGMPNVIMEAVAAGLPAVVSDIPQHRALLGDSYPFYVPLEASPEKAGAVIAKAWAAPPDANLYAHALRVLSGMTPDVVVEEFLKAFTRVIDGRTSR; encoded by the coding sequence GTGCGAGTTTGCTTCTTCATCACGAGTCTCGGTGATGGCGGAGCCCAGCGGCAATGCATCGCCCTGCTCAACGAACTGCAGAAAATCCGTGGTGTCGAAGTCCATTTGATCCTGGCGGGTCGCGGGGAACATGACCACGACCTCGATGTCTCGGGACTCCATCTCCATCGGATTGCCGTTGCCAGCTTCCGCAATCCGCTGTTGCTTGCCTTCGTGATCCGAACCCTCATTCGGGTGCGACCAGATGTCCTGATCTCGTGGCTCCAGGGCGCCGACATCTGGTCCTACGTTGCGACTCGCGTAGTTCGAGGAGTGCCGTGGATCATGACCGAGCGCGGGTCGGCCTACCCCGATGAGGCCATCTACAACCTGCGGAAGCGTTTGGGCCGCAAGGCGGACGCTATAGTCGCGAACTCACGTCAGGGCAGGGAGATGTGGGAGTTGCTAGCGCCTTCGGTTCCGGTACTGCAAATTTCGAACATCCCTCTGCGACAACCAGATTCAGCCGCTTCGACACCAAGGCGGATGGATTCGATTGAGTGCCTGTACGTTGGCCGGCTCGCACCGCCGAAGAATGTCGGCGCCATGGCTGCGGCTTTTGCTGCCTTCGCCGACGAGAACCCGCATGCCCAGCTCGTCGTGGCAGGTCAAGGTCCGGACGAACCAGCGATCCTCGAAGCTATGCTCACCAGGGGTGTGGGCGGACGAGCCGTATTGTTAGGTTTCCGAAATGATGTTCCACAGCTGATGTCGCAATCGCGTCTGCTGTTGTCCCTGAGCGAGCATGAGGGCATGCCTAACGTCATTATGGAAGCAGTTGCCGCTGGCCTTCCAGCGGTTGTGTCGGATATTCCGCAACACAGGGCGCTCCTCGGCGACAGCTACCCGTTCTACGTCCCGCTTGAAGCATCCCCAGAGAAAGCTGGCGCGGTCATCGCAAAGGCGTGGGCTGCTCCTCCGGACGCTAATCTATATGCCCATGCTCTGCGCGTTCTTTCGGGAATGACGCCGGATGTGGTTGTCGAAGAATTTCTGAAGGCTTTTACACGAGTGATCGATGGTAGGACGAGCAGGTAG
- a CDS encoding O-antigen ligase family protein, whose translation MMGATVRRGMLHEPNRVAPAVTSFRVVSLDGLALAAVFLQATNLYLPLTYIAGFTNSRQANIAFSLFFVFYLVARNKTLAELHSGVLAGWACTLGVAPAVVMALQLIDNTVTTARLVYWITFAVLFPLLLLVAVVLWARWGSRLSTPFFLACIVATWFGFFVNWFDYAFLRKILFYSSNPFAASFVAERTLGFYPHPNEAALSLVLCIASLACTREFLTSGYALQTIATTGSLAGVVITGSRTSLILVALVLAWYVRNILRVHGEASSGNRKRALLAPLIPVLVVVSSAFAIQLITSSRADLAATVSARMASISTLASGTDESAVARKSVVTQYYSDLVESPLIGRGPDFAAYRIAQGSYRSVSQNSWLEWAMRFGVLYAVLIAVMIIFTYRLALRVGRSQPLLLSYARLVLTIFVLVTFSMVDLFWMRQPVLVVGVLLGVLLHDGSKPIDTAPTKHSRVSARAVRTRDRPYVEPANRAL comes from the coding sequence ATGATGGGCGCAACTGTTCGTCGTGGCATGCTGCACGAACCGAATCGGGTAGCGCCAGCCGTGACGAGCTTCCGTGTGGTGTCATTGGATGGCTTGGCGTTGGCAGCAGTATTCCTGCAGGCCACCAACCTGTACCTTCCACTCACCTACATCGCGGGGTTCACGAATTCCCGCCAGGCCAATATCGCATTCTCGCTCTTCTTTGTTTTCTACCTCGTGGCCCGCAACAAGACACTCGCCGAGCTGCATTCGGGGGTTCTCGCGGGCTGGGCATGCACGTTGGGCGTGGCGCCGGCCGTGGTGATGGCGTTGCAGCTAATCGACAACACCGTCACAACTGCCAGGCTGGTCTATTGGATCACTTTCGCCGTGCTGTTCCCGCTGCTGCTGCTGGTGGCTGTTGTGCTGTGGGCACGATGGGGTTCAAGACTGTCGACACCGTTCTTCCTGGCATGCATCGTGGCGACGTGGTTCGGCTTCTTTGTGAACTGGTTCGACTACGCGTTCCTACGCAAGATCCTGTTCTACAGCTCAAATCCGTTCGCAGCCTCGTTTGTGGCGGAACGGACTCTGGGGTTCTATCCGCATCCAAACGAAGCGGCGCTATCGCTCGTGCTGTGCATTGCGAGTCTCGCGTGCACCAGGGAATTCCTCACCAGCGGTTATGCCCTGCAGACGATCGCCACGACGGGTTCACTGGCCGGTGTTGTCATCACGGGGTCGCGCACATCCCTGATCCTTGTGGCCCTGGTCCTGGCATGGTACGTACGCAACATCTTGCGAGTTCACGGCGAAGCTTCCTCGGGCAACCGCAAGCGAGCGTTGCTCGCACCCTTGATTCCTGTTCTGGTAGTTGTCTCGAGCGCGTTTGCCATACAGCTGATCACTAGTTCGCGAGCGGACCTCGCGGCCACCGTCAGCGCGCGGATGGCGTCCATCAGCACACTGGCCAGCGGTACGGATGAATCGGCGGTGGCGAGAAAATCTGTTGTCACCCAGTACTATTCGGACCTTGTGGAGTCACCCCTTATCGGGAGGGGTCCCGATTTCGCAGCCTATCGGATCGCACAGGGGAGCTACCGCAGCGTCAGCCAGAACTCCTGGCTGGAATGGGCCATGAGGTTTGGAGTTCTGTATGCGGTCTTGATCGCGGTCATGATCATCTTCACCTATCGACTCGCTCTGAGGGTAGGCCGCTCGCAGCCGCTCCTGCTCTCCTACGCACGACTGGTTTTGACAATCTTCGTCCTCGTCACGTTCTCCATGGTCGACCTGTTTTGGATGCGACAACCAGTTCTCGTGGTTGGTGTGCTGTTGGGCGTGTTGCTGCATGATGGAAGCAAGCCGATCGATACAGCCCCGACCAAGCACAGCCGGGTATCGGCCCGCGCCGTCCGAACGCGCGACCGACCGTATGTCGAACCAGCGAACCGCGCGTTGTGA